Below is a genomic region from Patagioenas fasciata isolate bPatFas1 chromosome 14, bPatFas1.hap1, whole genome shotgun sequence.
ATTTTCGGGTGATACCAGTCTGTTTCTGGTTGGTTTTGAGGTTCTTCAGTCATCTCTTCCAGTACTAtaaatgtttctatttttttctattgCTCCAATGAAAGGCCCTTGCGTGGTATTGACTTTATACAAGATGAGGTATAGAGAAATAGTTTTGgttactttgtttttcctctaaGCTTTTGAGAATCTAATCTTTAACAATAAACTTCCTTGACCGTGTTTATGTTGGAAAAACATGTGCTAGAGAGGGTTTCTTCCAAAACCAAACCTTTTATGTCTATACTTTTTTGTCTCTGTACAAGGTGTATAACTGCATGGTGCAAAGTACCATTTACTAAATAGATGTAATCTGCCTGTGTTGTGAGAGGAGACGTTCTTAAGTCATGAGAATCAAAATacagaaacaattaaaaattgTCTATCAGTGAATGCGTAGAATGAACTGTGTGCATCTGTGTTCCATTTAAGTAATAGCCTTACAGTTGTAATGTTACACTGAGTGCAGGTCAGTTTTTACTAGTACAAAATACTCAGAACCTAAACTTCAGAAGTTACTAAATTCCCATGGTTCTGTAGGAGTGCTTGAAAAAAGCCAGAGCAAGTTGTgcaaattgaaggaaaaaaatgatgcATTTTTGCAGTACTTTCCTCGAATGAGAACttgggtaattttttttaatcatcttgcAGGTGGATTCTTGATGTTTATTCTACCTTAGATGAAATAATCAGACTGAGAAGTAGTTAATTTAGCATATACTATGAGTATTTGTCAAAGGAAACATTgatactgccttttttttgtaACAACAGTTCTGATTAAGTTCAGTGTGCTTAAGTCAGATTCACTTAATCCAACTCATAATTCTCTATGACCTTTaatcttctgtgtttcttttcttaaAGCTGAGCTGCTTTGGGGTTGTAGGTATTTGACAATAATTGATTCAGTTTATGACGCTTTACTTTCTTTTAAAGGAGAGGAATGCATGTAGCAGTTAAAATTGTGAAAAATGTTGGTAGATACCGGGAAGCAGCACGTTCAGAAATACAGGTTTTGGAACACTTAAACAACATGGATCCAAGCAGCAATTTGTAAGTATGGAATTAGAACAATCAGCATACTAAGGATTTGCAGAATATAATTACTCAGTAAGTTGAGTTTTCATTTgttatgttttttctcttttttaagccGCTGCGTCCAGATGCTGGAATGGTTTGATCATCATGGCCATGTTTGCATCGTTTTTGAGCTACTGGGACTTAGTACTTACGACTTTATTAAGGAAAACAGCTTTCTACCATTTCATATTAATGACATTAGAAATATGGCTTATCAAATTTGCCAGTCTATAAACTGTGAGTAAAGCTTAAGTTTATCAAATATGTTCTTTTTCCTGTTTAGGAAATCAATGTGTTAATATggaatactgtttttttttttgccttgtagTTTTGCACCATAATAAACTAACCCATACAGATTTAAAGCCTGAAAATATCTTGTTTGTGGAGTCTGATTACATAGTGAAGTACAATGCCAAAATGGTAAGTTTGTTCTTTGTTTCTCCCAACTTGAATTAGGCTATTTCTGTTTACATCTgaacttctctttaaaaaaaaaaaaaaaagtgtagaaagGTTAAGTGATTATGTTTACTAGAATTTTCTTCGGTGCTTTTTGAGATGTACTAACTTTCTGCTGAGTAACTTTGCTCTAAGTCAGATGAAACTTTCATCTAATGACTAGTTgagttattttctgtttaatgAAGTTCTGGTATTCACAGGGAGAATTGGGTTAATGGTTTTGAATTTAGCCAGGTTTTTTCCTTCATATTTCTTAAACCATTGTGGAATCCCTTTATAGCATTTATAGCATTCCTGTGTTTTGAGAGAAATGTCAGATCTTGCTTTCTGTCTGATCGCCGTGGAGTCTGACGTGCCTGTCAGTTTTACAGTCCTTGGATTAGTAGCTAAAATGAATTTTCTATTTATTGTAAACATGGGATGTCGATCATTGGGCAGAGTTCTAATTGGTGTGGGCCATGAATAGAACTGTTCTTTATGAGTATCTTCCTTTTAAGTCTAAGCAAACGAAAACATAGCATTAGGATAAGAACTTGTGGTACAAATGACTTCTAGCACTGGCAGAAATACAGATTTCTTTTCATGTTGCTGCTCTTTTTTCAAACTATGAAAACTTTATGGAGACAGAAAAGCAATATGGACTTCAGTGCATCTAGTTTATGCATAgagcttggttttatttttattttaaagttaaaattaCGTAAATGAGTGTATGTAACAATGGATAATAAAAAACAAGACAGATGTAATTAACTCAAGTTAACTTGAAGGTTCACAAAAAAGGAGCTCTGTTACTGTGGGAGAGGTCTAAATTCAGATTAAATCCCTTTGTTACTGGCTTCTCTTTCTTGAAGCTGGAGCTGAATAGGAATGTATATATTTGGAAGGAGTGTTTTGTTACATAGGTTTAATTTTTAGTGTTTTATGTTAACTGGTATTTTGAAGACAAGATAATGTGATTAATACCTTCTGCCTAaccatacttttaaaaaatactaacaAATAGTATTTCAATTTTCCTACAGAAGCGAGATGAGCGTACTTTGAAGAACACAGACATCAAAgttgttgattttggaagtgCAACTTTTGATGATGAGCATCACAGCACATTAGTGTCTACAAGACACTATAGAGCTCCTGAGGTTATTTTAGGTGAGTAAAGAGTTCTAAACCTTCTGACAGTTAATTACAATTAATTCAGCTGGCTTTACTTCATAAACTGGAACAGTTGCTTGTGGCTCTGATAATTCAGTCATCTTCCATAGATGGTGATGTTAGAATTCTTAAGagtaaacaataaaataaatactctAAAACATTCTAAAGTATTTTAGAGTCCATACATGTTCCTCTCCTGCCGAGATTTGAGGAGAGGTGTAGACAGGAAGATGGGCATCAGTAATGCATGGAAAGTGGGAATATGCTTTGTGGATTACAAGTTTTGAAAAGATACTAAAAAGTAAAACACAAACTTGGCTTATTTTGCAGCACTGGGATGGTCGCAGCCTTGTGATGTTTGGAGTATTGGTTGTATTCTAATTGAGTATTACCTAGGATTTACAGTATTTCAGGTATGTACATAAAGTTAAATTGAATGTTTTCGTTACAGGCTACTGATTTTGAATGTTTTAGTGACCTTTCAGTGACATGTACTTAACTGTTGCTGTAAAAGGCATAGCTTTACAGGCTTTTTCAGCATAACATGGATGAGATTGTAAAGACAGCATGCATATATGAAAATGTGGTCTCTTGAATATCTCCTTCAGACTATTTTAATATATCTGTTCTGGCTTTTGGGATGATGAAGCCTGCCGAAAGTCTGAAGATACCGCTGGAATTAGGAGTAAAGAAAACATACTCGTACAAACTTTGCTTTATGAACTCTGCTGTTTGGGGGTCGTCTTAACTGTGTGAAGTGCTATGTAATGAGCTGCATTGCATAATCTATTGGTAATTTATGGTGATAATGTATAAAGATACTGTGATGGTATTCCAGCAGATGTCTTGTTTGTAGATGAGTGTTGTTACCAACTGCCTGAGAATAGAAAAATGTGATAAGTGAGTTCATTGCTTTTTCCACACAGACACATGATAGTAAGGAACACTTGGCCATGATGGAAAGAATACTAGGGCCTCTGCCAACTCATATGATCAAGAAATCCAGGTAACTTCATTATAGGAGTAAAATGCCTAATATTTTCCTATTATAAGAGAAATTTTAAAGTTTCCATTGTTAGTTGTGAGCTTCTAAAGATAACAAAGAGACTTCCACGCTTCTTGTTACCTATTAATTAGTGTGTTGCAAGAAATGGTGTCACATTTAAATGAATTAAACAGTTGACAATAGTCTTCTTTTCTGGTTGTAGTCTGAGTTGCCAGCAACCAAAGTTGCCAGCTTCTTGAACAGAAACTGAGTATGATTATTCTTAAGACTGTAAAGCTGAATTTGGTATAGTCACCAGAACAGTATTAGACACAATTTAAAGACATTTGGGAATAACCTGGTTTTGTTAAATAGTTGCTAACCACTTAAACTCTGCAGACTTTATAAGAAATTCTTATCAGAGGTTGATTGACAAGCTGTCTTTTATTACTAGCAGAAGAGACCAAGTTTTTATCTTAAAGCATCCATCTCTTTAAATGTTAGTAATGGAAACTGTTTTCAGTGATTTTGTTGATTGGAATACTGCAGGGCCTGTTTTCTAAATATTGTGACAATGGTAATAAAAAGCAACATGTCTCTGTGAATAACTATTAGCTAGAAGAGATGTTAGCTCCTAAATGCACAAGGATATGCAGGAAAACTTTTATGGTGTTTCAAAACTACTTAGAAAAGCGTCTGCCACATTGACTTTACACATTGACAGtatcttaaaattattttccttgtcATGCAGAAAGCATTATTTTCGTCATGACCAATTGGACTGGGATGAACACAGTTCTGCAGGGCGATACGTTAGGAGACGCTGTAAGCCTTTAAAGGTATGACACAACATTTTTATGGTGCTGTTATATTTGCAGTTGTGAAAGGTCTTTCTAAaacacttcctttttttccttcaggaatTCATGCATTGCCAAGACACAGACCATCAGAGTCTGTTTGACCTTGTTCGCAGGATGCTGGAATATGATCCCGCCAAAAGAATTACTCTTGATGAAGCCTTGCAGCATCCTTTTTTTGaaccattaaataaataaagaaatttaAAGATTCTATATGCTTCTCCAGGGAGATTTCCTAGACTGTGTCAGTCAACAGAGATTGCATGAAACTTTTGTaaactttaaattattttgtacaGTTAAGTCTGTAAATATTTACATATGTTTTGTATAACTGTTACATTTACCTTGTTGAACCATTGTAGTCCTATGGGtatcaaagtgaaaaataaaggtaattttcatttttgaaaattgttttatttttgaagCTGTACCCTCTCATTTTGCAGATGGGGCTCATTAAGCATCTCACTTGAGGTGAGGATTCACTGGGCCTGCTGAATGACTTTTGAAAACTTGGCATGTTTTTAACTACCTTCCTTTTATTAGTCGTAAAGATTTGAAGGGCTAAGAGTACCTAATCATGCTGTATAATACTTTGTGATAACATTCTGAAAAATGGTTTGAAAGTGTACATTCAAAGTGGGTTTCCTTTTCCCCAGATTTTCTGTTTAAACAGCGTGCATCGCTTGGTGACAGGCTAATTAGCCTCTGGAGACTTGCTTAATGCTTCCTTTCAATGTTAAGTATTTATAGGTAACTTTTTTGTTAAGGTCTGAAAAGTAACATTTCATAGtttcaatattattttcattCACTGAGGAGCAGCATTTTCATGATAAAGTTCTTAGAAGGATTGTGCTTTCCTGGAACAAAATGCAGAGAAATACTGCCTGCCACAGAACTGTGGCATATTTAAGCCCTTCTCTTGTAATGGTGACAAGATCATCTTGAAGTCTTCAAATATGTGTTTCTGTGGAGCTTGGTCTCTAATTACTGATAAATAATCTTTGCAGCTGAGAAACTGTCATCAGGCTATAAAACAGGAAGGAGGAAGGGTTCTCATTTGTGACTTCTGGAACTCGAGCACCAAGTTGAGAAGAAAATGGCACTGCTTTGCAAGCTCCATTGATGTACTTTGGTAGTTTTTGCTCTGCCATGTTTATAAGTTGGTGATTTCTAGGTCTTACTCAATGCCCTCTTAATCCACTTCACACTGTGTGACTGGCTAGTGGAGCAGGTGGAAGGGAAGCTTTCATGTTAGGGTTCATTCAGGCAGGCTGTTGGTGGAGATGCAATAAGCAAGTTATggccatttatttttctgacagtgcAAACCTTTCTTAAGGAAGGAAACAGTAAATACTTTCAGCTCTGCAGGAGCCTAAGTACAGGTTCTGTGCTTGTTGAGTAGGTCCTAATGCATAGAAAGATTTTAAACTTGGTGTCCTTGTTCCACTGATGTGGAGGAGGCTTAATTTGCAAGAGGCTCCAGACGTGCATATCTCTGGCTTGGGGGTGGAATATACTTGGGATGAGACTTTGAAACCTTATCTTCGTAACCAGTGCCACCTCCTGTGCTTGATGATGTAACAGACACCTCTCTTCTTAGGTTGTTCACAGCATTGTTTCTTCTCTGTGTGATGGAAAAGTAACAGTTAGTATCATCCAGGTCAGCTCGGTAGGACTGAGGAGGATGGGAGTGAATTCCTTGCCTTGCTGCTTCCCACAGAACTTTGATCCCACACTTTCAGAGGCAAAGGGAGGACTTGGCTGAGTGTATCAGCTAAGTGATGCAAATCAAAGGCAGATGGGGGGGGTAGAGAGTTTATATGCTGCTATAACTATAAAACTGTAACTATAAAACAGTTCTgtcaaaattaggaaaaaattgtgCACTCTTGCTTGAGTATTCTAGGCTTTGTTAATGTTAGCTGTTAAAAGGCATGGCACTTGCTAAAGGAGATAAATGctagaaaaaaatgtatattttaaaaacctgtttCAACTCACTTCCCTTCTTCCAGTAAACTTAAAAAAATGAGCAGCATCTGCAGGCTTTGCAGCATCTACAAAAGATGTGTTGGTGTGAAGGGGCTGGTGTCCAACATCACTGGGACTCCCTGGTGGGGCAGCACGGAGCCGTTGGCAGCCGAGCAGCAGCCAGGTGCCAGGGCTCTCTGTAGCAGCTCTGGTTTTTCCCCTTCTCTGGGCTGCCCTCAGTTGTTCTTACTAGGGAAGGATTTTTACCCATCCCCCACCCCGCTTGTCTTGTTAATACACGAATATAATGAGAGTAGTTTGTAATCTTTGCATATTTGGAACAAGCTAATACGAACTGCCCGTAGCTGTTGGTACATAAATTAAAAGATTCATTCCTGTCTTTCTCCACACTTCTGATTTTTAGCTATTGTACCTTAAAAATATGATTGTAAATCTGAATGGTTCAGCCAGGCAGACCAACTGCGCTTCTAGCAGCTCAGTTGTACGTTTTACTAAACGTGCATGGTAGGACAAAGTAAAGGTGTCTCTGAAGTGCAAACGGTGCACGGGATCCTGAACTTCAGAAGCggaggagagcagggaaaggGTTGAGCTGCAGGTTAAACTTCGCAGAAAGTGGGTTGAGAGTTCTGGGGGAGAGGGCTTGGTATCTACagttgtgattttctttttacagCTTGCCGATATCTCTGTGGGCACATCTTAGGACACGATGCTTTGCACCCTAGAAGCTTCCCTGATGTGCTGGTACTGTGAATGTGCAATCGATCTCAGAGCTGGTAAGCGAAGCCTTAGCAGGCTgaggggaggggaaaagaaggTAAGGATGAGGTTGGTCACAAAACCCTTGAATTTTCTTCTTTGTATCTTCaggcatgtggaaaaaaaaaaaaagcaggaaatagCAAATGATACAGATTTGCCTGGCTAACTGGTGTGGAAATAGTGGCTACAACAAAGCAGTGTGTGTATCCAACACCGCAGTTTAGCTGTGTGCCTGCATGTGCTTTGCTAACAGACACTAGATACTCATACCACTCCTACTAGTTTTTTTGTAAGTCTGTCCTTTGTTTCACTCATCTCTCTAGAAGAATTACTCCTAGAAGGGCAGGGTCTAGGAGGCAGAGAGCACATTTGGATATGTACCGTATGTGCTCAGAGTCTAGACAGACTTTAAGTTATCCAAAGATGTTTTATAGGTGAGTTAAGACTTGACGTGATGCAATATGTAACAGACGAAAAGGCGAGGATGTTTGGCTAAGTTTATAGGTACTTAGTGCTTATATGCACGTAGTTTCTCTCATTCAAAGGCTCCCTAAAGCAGATGGGGTGCTTTATTGTGATAAAATCAGTATGTTACAATGCGTGGTGGAAGCCTGCTGGGCTTTGCAGATAAGGTCCCTTTCCTGAAACAACTCACAGCCCGAAGAGGGCAACAGGaagaacaaaaacccccaaagctGACACCTTACAGGTCGTATTCCTTAGGAGAGGAGAGGCCGTTTCCCACCTCCCTGTCCCCGCGGGCCTGGGCGCAGCCGGTGCCCCGTGTCCCGGCGGGGGCAGCTCGCTCCGGCCGCCCCGGCCCCACTGGAGGGCGCCCGCGGCGGCACCGCGGCTTGCCCTGCGCGGCTGCTGAGCGCCTCGGCAGCTGGAGCGGGGCCGCGCCCCCTTCGGCCGAGCACCCTGCACCCCGGAGCTGCGACTCCGGGGGGCGACGGGCAGGCGGGGCGGGGGAGCGGTCCCCGCGGGGGGCCGGGCAGCGGAGGTGGGATCTGCTCCGCGTAATCCCCCATGGGGGGCGGCGGGCCGCGCTCGGAGCATCCCCCCTTCCCCAgcgcgggggaggcggcgggggagcCGCCACCCCCCGCTTCCTCCGTTTAAGACCCGGGCTGGCGGGGCGAGCTGAGGAGAGCGGTCGCTCCGCAGCTGCCGGCCCCACTTCCGCGGCGGGGCGCGCAGCGCACGGGGCGGGCGCTGGATGCAGGGGGAGGCGGGCGGCAGCCGAGCGGGTCCCCGCGCAGCGGCGCGGAGCGCGGCGCGATGAGCGCGGGCAGCAGCGGCGCCGCCACCGCGGCGGGCACCGCCACCTCCGCCCTCTGCCTGCTCCTCTCCCTCACCGCCGTGGCCGTCTGCCTGCTGCTGGGCGCCAAGACGGCGGAGCTGCAGGGGCGGCTGGCCGCGCTGGAGGAGCGGGGCGCCGCCGGCCCCGGGCCGCTGCTGGACGCGCTGCAGCCCCGCGTGGAGCAGCTCTTCCGCGAGGTGAGTGGCGGCGCCGCCCCGCAGCACCCACGGGCAGGCAGCACCCACAGACACGCAGCACCCGCGGGCGGGCGCGCAGGACCAGCCGCACCGGGACGGGAGGGAGACAGACTTGGGAAAGGCGCTTCGGCTCCGCTCCGGCGCGGGGAGCCCGGGGCTCGTTCCGAGTGTCACCGGCTTCTTTGGAAAAACTTCCTCCCTTTTAGCGAGCTTTTCCCCTTTTTATTGCTGTTTGCATTAGTCAGACTGTAGGGCGAGGTGTGGCAAACCCCGGCCCTTCCGATGTAGAAGAGAAAATGCCCCAGGTGGAAAAGCGAGCGGTGTAATGTTTGAGAACATGCGACTTATCTCCCTCATTCTATTCACTGGCAAAGGTAACCCGAGCACTTAAATACTACTTATCTTTGGATGTAATGGACTATAATTTCCTTGTTAGAAATTTATGAACATGATCCCTGTTATCGGGACTGTCTATCACAGGGTATCATGTGGTCCAGCAGTGCTGAACTGATTTATGGTGGGTAGAGAAGACTAGCAACTAGTTGCTTCACTTTCAGTCCCAGGGTTTTCTGAAATCATTCAATAAAGATTTCAGTGCTGAAAGATTTCTCCTACTTGGAGAACAATTGTCCACACCAACGCCCTTCTCCACAACTAAACCAAGTCTCCGGGAGAAGTTACGCTTGATCCCAGGGTTATGTTTTTCCCCAGACTCTGGTGTTTAGGTTTGGGGCTTTTCACAGGCAAGGGGGGTGGGGAGAGCTCCCATCGCTCATAGGAAGCGCTTGAAGATCCCAGAGCTGGTTTGCTGAATTTGTGTAAACAGTAGTTCATAAAGTGCAGCAGGATTCAACACGGCTTATGGGGCTGCGCAGGACACTCCAAGTGATTGATTCTGACATCTGGGGAAGGTTTTACACTGGGATTTTATTAGTGGCCTGACCAGGGTGCAAAACAGGGTGTACATTAAAATCGTTAGAGCCATGAAGCCTCAATCatgcaaaaatgtatttgtagGCAGCGCCTTccagctgtgagcagctctggggatTCGAGGGGAGATGGAGGCAGTACGGGGCTGATGGGGAGACGATTCCTCCTTCTGCATCAGTTATGGGGATGGTATTGCTGGCACCGCCGCAGCGTGTCCATTCTCCTGGGAACTTGGTTGCATCGATGTGCCTTGAGAAAAGggaaatgttaaaaaatatttttgtgaaaacCCTGAATACCAGAACAGAGGGGTGCCTGCGAGGCACAGTCACAAAATCTAGTTAACGTCTTTTCTCCAGGCAGGAATTAGCCTGCCAGTCGTGGCAGTGGTTCTGTTCCAATTACTCCAATAAATGTGCTTAGCAATGGGAATGGTTTCTGTGGCACTGCCTAAGATCATGTGCAACCTCTTGCTGAGATTTAGTTAAGTGTGGAAAGCTTGTTTTGTACTGGGAACGCTCAGATGGAGATTGTACAggggaaaataaagcaaaaccacaTAATTGGGCTTCTAATGCAAGAGTGAGCTTGTTGAAACATTTAGTATGACCAAACTTTTGTCAATACTGAAAGCAAATTTTGAAATGAGTAGCAGATTCAAGGAATGCATGGTGGTGATTGTGCTATCTACTAATAGTAATTTGAAATTTAGTTATTCATTTATGTTAAAGTTCCAGAAAGTGTCTGTTTCTTGACCAAACTCCTCTCCGTTACGTAAGACGCCTCGCTTGTCAAGCAACTTCTGTCCTTTCTGTTCTTGAGAGTTTCTGGAGAGCGAAAGAATATTTCCATCATCGTGAATATCAACTGGTGCCTGGGGTCAGTTTTTTTGTTAAATTCTGTGTTGGTCCTCCTTTGAA
It encodes:
- the CLK4 gene encoding dual specificity protein kinase CLK4 isoform X4; the encoded protein is MRGMHVAVKIVKNVGRYREAARSEIQVLEHLNNMDPSSNFRCVQMLEWFDHHGHVCIVFELLGLSTYDFIKENSFLPFHINDIRNMAYQICQSINFLHHNKLTHTDLKPENILFVESDYIVKYNAKMKRDERTLKNTDIKVVDFGSATFDDEHHSTLVSTRHYRAPEVILALGWSQPCDVWSIGCILIEYYLGFTVFQTHDSKEHLAMMERILGPLPTHMIKKSRKHYFRHDQLDWDEHSSAGRYVRRRCKPLKEFMHCQDTDHQSLFDLVRRMLEYDPAKRITLDEALQHPFFEPLNK
- the CLK4 gene encoding dual specificity protein kinase CLK4 isoform X1, with protein sequence MYPFEHGIPAYNIQQRKLWQMRHSKQSHCPEWDDRKSWDQRKHSSNHKRRKRSHSSGQESKHYKPNPISESHYLDDRAINERDHHDRRYVEEYRNDFCEVYDHRHYHRDYEKSHHHHYSKSSGRSRKSSHKRKHKRHHCSSHQSHSKSHRRKRSRSVEDDEEGHLICESGDILRARYEIVATLGEGAFGKVVECIDHDMRGMHVAVKIVKNVGRYREAARSEIQVLEHLNNMDPSSNFRCVQMLEWFDHHGHVCIVFELLGLSTYDFIKENSFLPFHINDIRNMAYQICQSINFLHHNKLTHTDLKPENILFVESDYIVKYNAKMKRDERTLKNTDIKVVDFGSATFDDEHHSTLVSTRHYRAPEVILALGWSQPCDVWSIGCILIEYYLGFTVFQTHDSKEHLAMMERILGPLPTHMIKKSRKHYFRHDQLDWDEHSSAGRYVRRRCKPLKEFMHCQDTDHQSLFDLVRRMLEYDPAKRITLDEALQHPFFEPLNK
- the CLK4 gene encoding dual specificity protein kinase CLK4 isoform X2 — translated: MRHSKQSHCPEWDDRKSWDQRKHSSNHKRRKRSHSSGQESKHYKPNPISESHYLDDRAINERDHHDRRYVEEYRNDFCEVYDHRHYHRDYEKSHHHHYSKSSGRSRKSSHKRKHKRHHCSSHQSHSKSHRRKRSRSVEDDEEGHLICESGDILRARYEIVATLGEGAFGKVVECIDHDMRGMHVAVKIVKNVGRYREAARSEIQVLEHLNNMDPSSNFRCVQMLEWFDHHGHVCIVFELLGLSTYDFIKENSFLPFHINDIRNMAYQICQSINFLHHNKLTHTDLKPENILFVESDYIVKYNAKMKRDERTLKNTDIKVVDFGSATFDDEHHSTLVSTRHYRAPEVILALGWSQPCDVWSIGCILIEYYLGFTVFQTHDSKEHLAMMERILGPLPTHMIKKSRKHYFRHDQLDWDEHSSAGRYVRRRCKPLKEFMHCQDTDHQSLFDLVRRMLEYDPAKRITLDEALQHPFFEPLNK
- the CLK4 gene encoding dual specificity protein kinase CLK4 isoform X3; translated protein: MVGFVILLNLQLCFILLFFFFSPSCACIRLNTEFLLITSSNGSCGRCGIQNNLIVRNGTTGRVGIKESTVATINGGKGPTAVDRKASTINQILFQKDEIVATLGEGAFGKVVECIDHDMRGMHVAVKIVKNVGRYREAARSEIQVLEHLNNMDPSSNFRCVQMLEWFDHHGHVCIVFELLGLSTYDFIKENSFLPFHINDIRNMAYQICQSINFLHHNKLTHTDLKPENILFVESDYIVKYNAKMKRDERTLKNTDIKVVDFGSATFDDEHHSTLVSTRHYRAPEVILALGWSQPCDVWSIGCILIEYYLGFTVFQTHDSKEHLAMMERILGPLPTHMIKKSRKHYFRHDQLDWDEHSSAGRYVRRRCKPLKEFMHCQDTDHQSLFDLVRRMLEYDPAKRITLDEALQHPFFEPLNK